DNA sequence from the Synergistaceae bacterium genome:
CGGTTCGCGTCAGCGAAGTATGTCGCTGGCCAGGCGTTTTCACCTACAATCAAAGTGCCAAATTTTGCGTCGTAGGGATCAGCGGTTACCTCTTCGGTAAAGGTGGGTGGATAGTGGGCGCTCAAGACGTAATCGTCTGTCTCGGTGCCGTCGATACCGTCGCTGTTGCCTTTGAACGTGGCGTTGATCGTCGCGGCGATGGGAGTCGGGAAGTAATTATTGCCGCTCGTGCCGTAAATGTGAATGGCGCCGCCCGACCACCCAGCGGTATTATCGGTAAAACTGGAACTGGAGTCTACGTTGAAAATCGGGCTATTGGGCATAGTGGAGAACGCTATAGCGCCGCCCAGTTGATCCGCGCTGTTGTTGACGAAGGAAGTATTAGCGACAGTGAGCGACCCATTGACGTGAATGGCGCCGCCCCTACGATGCGTCGTGTTTCCTGAAAAAGAACTGTTACTAATGTCCAGGCGGGCGTTGTTCTGCATAAAAATCGCGCCGCCGCCCATATTGGCGCTGCCTGTTGTGGTCCCATAGCTCGTATTGTCTTTGAAGGCGCTGTTTTTGATGGTGAGCTCACCGGCAAAGACGGCGACTGCTCCGCCTCCAAATCTATAACCGTCACTCTCACCGTCCGAGTCCGCATCTTTACCGCTTTGTAGATTTTGCAGGGTTAGATTGTACAGGGTGATTCTGTTGCGCGTGTCATCGGTACGGTTACTCCCAAAGCGCAAAGCGGTGTCCGCGCCATTCTTCCCGTCGAGTGTGTGACCCTGTCCATTAATGAAGATCCATTTGCCGTCGGTCGCGGCGGTACCATGCAGGCTGCTCGCTCCATAGGTGGTCGATGTCACAGCGTCAATATCGTTTTCCAGGTAGAGGGCCGTCACCGTACCGGATACCGCTGTTTTAATCGCGTTATCTAATTCTTCACCGGTTGCTATGGGTTTCACGTCGCCCACGCGCAACAATCCCTCACCGTATTCATACGCGCCGATATCGGCTGCCACCCTCACGAAACCGCGCTGATCCGCAAAAGGAGCAAAACCACTGTTTGCCGCGTCAATTGCCGGAGATTTCGCCTTGAGAGCAAGCGTTCCGTCAGTGCCCGGCGTGGTCGCCGTAAACAAATCTCCCATGATTACGCCGATCGTGGAGGTTTCGTTATGACTATTATTAGTACTAAAGCCTATCAAGTTATAGCCGTCGTCGAAGTTGTCGACATCGTTGTTTAATGCTGTTGTGCTGGTTGTGTTGACCTTATTGCCGACGACAATACTGTTGACGAGTTTGACGGTACTATTGACCCCTTTCGCCAAACCGCCTCCCTTATAGTCTCCCGTCACGGTATTTCCCACGATGGTACAGTTCGCGATTGTTCCAGTGGCAACGGAGTCTCCTGCTCTGTTGCTGTTTCCCGCGTAAATGGCGCCACCAGCGCGCGCCGATTTATTTCCAAAAAAAGTACTGTTGATGATGTTCAGCACGCCATTATTCTGTAAAAACACGGCGCCACCGAGCGCGTTGTTTCCGGTCCCTACGCTTTCGTTATTTATGAACGCGCAATTTTCAATTGTAACGATTCCTGAACGCACACTGAGAGCGCCGCCGCCATAACCATAGGAACCACCTCTGGCTGTAGTCGCGCCGCCTGTGCCGCCGACCTGAAAGTCCTTAAAGGTCAGGTTACGCAATACGATAATGTTGCCATCATCGCCGCTGGCAGTACCGTCAAAACGCAAACCCGTGTTCGCCCTGTTCCCAAAGCTACCGTTTGTCGCCGTGAGAGTATGTCCCTTCCCATTGATTGTCACATGCCTAGAGGTTGCGTAGGTAGCCGCGGAAACCGCGTCAATGTCTTTACTCAACTCTACATAAGTCATTACGTCCTCAGATGCCGCGGACTTGATTGTTTCATCCAGCTCACTCCAAGTTATGACAATGTAGGGCTCGCTCGCTGTTCCCTTCCCCGTTGTCGCGTAGGCTGCCGGCAACGGAGCCAATAGCGCCAGTACGCTAATCAATACAATTGTTAGTTTTAACAAACTCCTAAAAAGCGCCCAAATATTTTGCACTATAAACACCTCTCCTAATTTCACTCTGCATCATAAAGGACTGTTCCGATTTGAATTGCCGAATTTCCCAGTGCGCTCACAACTCTCTGCCGTCTCTTAATCCGACGACGCTCGTTACTACACCAACCTCAATCGATGAGTTCTCGCCTCCTTTGCCTCCGGAGCTGCCAATCCCGTTCGGGCGGGTTTTCGTGAACGTAAGCGATCACGACTTATCAGCGCTCGCCATTATTTTCGACAAGGGCAGGTAGCCCCTCGTCGCCATCTTCGTTCCATCCTCCGTTACCCACAAGGCCTCCGCGCCGTGTCTTAAAAGTAGCTCCCGCGCCTTGTCCAGCGGAAGGATGAAGGCGGCGGTTGAGAGAATGTCGGCAGTAGCGGAGTCGGGGTGAAGGACGGTGACGGATTTCAATCCCTCAGCGGGAAAGAACGTTTTCGGGTCAATGATGTGGTGATAGCGCCGCCCTCCCACCATGAAATAGCGTTGATCGTTGCCGCTAGTGACGGCTGCCCCATCCGTGAGCCGGAGGACGTCGAGAATTTTCGATCTGTCCTCTTCCTCCGTCGGGGCGTGGATGCCGATGTTCCAAGCGCCGCGACCGTCGAGAGGCTTGCCAATAATGGCCACATTGCCCCCCGCGTTGATAAGACCGGACCTCATACCTGCCTCCCGAAGGCATTCGATGGTTTTTTGCACCGCGTATCCCTTGGCCACGGCCCCCAGGTCCAGGCGCATGTCTTCATGACGTAACGAGACCATTGAGTTCTCCTGATCGATAAGGATATCCTCCACAGAGACGTGAATCGCGGCCTGGCGAAGCTCCTCCTGAGATGGAATCGAAACCGGTTCCTCGCCCGCCAGTACTTTTTCTCGACTGTCATGCCAAATCTTCAGGACTGGCCCCAGAGCGATGTTGACCGCCCCGCCCGTATCCCCGTAGGCCGCTTTAGCTCTTTCTAGAAGATCCACAAGAGAACGATCAACCCGCAAAGGCGCGTTTTCCGCGCCCGCGTTGTCGTTGATCGTTTTTATATTGAGCAGCCCGTCGTACTCGTGATAGATATCGAACAGGCGGTGTAGACGGCTCATTTCGCCGCGGACAATCTCCGCGTATCGCTGGAACTCTTCCTCGCTCTCAGCGAAGGCTGTGAAAGAGACGATGGTATCAAAGGTATCGAAAAATTCCATGGAAAACTTGGGAGGGTTTCCTCCTATAAGGTTTTCTCCTATTTTGGGCACGCTACCGGACTCCGTCCGCCCGCTCCAGGTCCAAACAGCGAACATAACAAGAACCACAAGCGACAGCGCCGCGCCGAAAAAGCGACCTCGAAAGCGGCTCATGTTGTGACTCATGTCTGAGAAACGTGAGCGTTCCTCATGGGAACGTTCTTATTCTTGTTATTCTTGAAAAGAGGCATCACCACGCGAAGCATCACGGCCGTTAGGCTACCGGCCACGACGCCCGCTACCACCATGACGGGAAGCAGGAAAAGCAACAGGTTGGAGGAAGCCAGCCAAGAGGCCACGGCCAGTTGCGCCATGTTGTGAGTAATGGCTCCCGCGACGCTGAGCAGAAAGTACGAGGCGTTCCGCCACAGAGCCGCCAGAAGAGCGATAACGGTCAGAGAGAGTATTCCGCCGCTCAAGCTCAAAAGTCCCGCCACCAACCCCCTCGTCAGAAGGACAAACAAAGACTTCATCAACGCTAATAAGAAGGCGGATCGTCTGCCCATGAAGAAGAGCGCATACATCGTCACCACATTGGAAAGCCCAAAACGCATGTGAAACGGCAGGGGTGGAAACATTCCCTCCAGTATGGATAACACGAAGATCATGGACAACATGAAAGAAAGTGTCGTCAATTCGCGCGCCGTAAAATTTTTCATTGCCAACTCTCCTCGTTCTGAACATTCTTTATAACTCTTTTATAACTCTAATGTATAACCTTCAATATATAACGCTATCCAAAGCCTCTTCTTCCCGCTCACGAGTGACAACACGAATAACCACTCTGTTAGGAAGACACACGGCCGATTGTCCTGGCAACGATAAAAAGCCCATGTGAACACATATCTTGTCTGGACAGTCGGATTGGACAAACCCCACCGTTTCCTCTCGCACGACAATCTTCACGCCGGGCAAACCGGTAGGACTGTAATAAAACCTTTTTTCGCTCAGGGGAACCAGCTGGTCCATTTGTCCGTTTACGGTGATCTCCGCGTACCTCTCTCCTTTGCTTCCTCGATAGGTCGAGACAAAGTAAGAGACAAAGTAAAAAGAAGAAAGTACCAAAAATAGAAACGACAAAGCCCAGAGATCGCGCCAGACAAAAAATTTTCTCTCCACAGAACACCCTACATTTCTCGAACATTGTCATCCAAACATGTCTTATCAAACATATCTTACATATCTTACAAAAGTTGGGCTAGCCAATAAACAAACATGAATAACGTAATGTTTATGTAGCGTAATTTAGCATTAAATATTTGTATTGTCAAACACAATTAGAATTTCTGAGATAAAATATAACCCTTTCTATCTTGGAGCAGTTTTGTGCTATACTTACCGACGTGTCAATACACACACAGATTGACAGCAGGCAAAAGGGTGTTTCGCGCGAGAAGGCGTCGCCGAAAGGGGATGAATATGGGCGCGAAATTTTTGTCTGTCGCTGTGGAGGAATAACTATAGGGAGGTTGAACAATTGGCGGTTGTGAGTATGAAGCAGTTGTTGGAGTGCGGGGTGCACTTCGGGCATCAAACGAGGCGATGGAACCCCAAGATGAAGCCCTACATCTTTACAGAGCGTAATGGAGTTTACATTATCGACTTGCAAAAAACCGTAAAGGGCTTGGATAAGGCCTACGATTTCATTCGAGAGATCTCAGCAAAAGGGGGCGCCATCCTTTTTGTGGGAACCAAACGCCAGGCGCAGGAGACTATTCGGGACGAAGCTATACGTTGCGGGCAACATTACATCAATCAACGCTGGCTAGGGGGATTGATGACCAATTTCCCCACCATTCGCAAGCGAGTGCAGCGTATGATCGAGTTGCGCCGATACGACGAGGAGAACACCTGGGACGCGTTCTCCAAAAAAGAAGTGGCTACGCTGCGTAAGGAGCAATCCAAGCTGGAAAAATATCTTGGGGGCATCGCCAAAATGGACGGCGTTCCCGACGCTATTTTCCTCATCGACCCGCGACGGGAGGAAAACGCTATTGCCGAGGCGCGCAAGTTAGGTATCCCCGTGATTTCTATTGTAGATACCAACTGCGACCCGGAGGTGATCGATTACCCCATTCCCGGCAACGACGACGCCATCCGAGCTATCAAGCTGATCGCCGGACTGATGGCCAACGCTATCGTCGAGGGCAACCAAGGCCAGGACGCCGTGCCTGCGCCGATCGCCGCTCCCCAGGCCGTTCAGGTCTACGAAAAACCTGCTGCGCCTCAGGAGAAACCCATTGAGGTGAGCGAGGCGGATATTATCGCCGTAAAAGAACGCTTGCACGAAACTTACGATCCCGAAAACGCCGACGGCGCGTAGAGTTTCACGCAAAAGCGAGGCAGGAAATATAGTCAATCAACTTAAAAAACGTTACGTTGGACGATGCTAAAAATAGCGCATTGCTTGCTTTTAGCTATTCTAACTTTAGGTTTTTTATCTTGATTCACTATAATAAAGGGGAGAATGGTAGGAATGAGTGAGATTGCGGCAAGCGTCGTGAAAGAGTTGAGAGAGCGCACAGGTTCCGGTATGATGGACTGCAAGACGGCTCTTGCGGAGACAAATGGAAACATCGAGAAAGCGATCGACTATTTGCGGGAAAAAGGGCTGGCCAAGGCAGCCAAAAAGGCGAGCAGGGTGGCCTCTGATGGGCGTATTTTCCACTACGTCCACACCAATTTCAAGGTAGGCGCGTTGCTTGAGCTGAACAGCGAGACGGACTTCGTCGCGAAAACAGACGAATTTAACGCCCTAGGGCACGAGTTGGCAATGCACATCACCGCGGCGAATCCTCTGTACTTGAAAACCGAAGACGTGCCGGCAGAGGATCTCGAACGAGAGAGGGGCATTTATCGTCAGCAGCTGATCGATGAGGGTAAGCCTGCGGACCGCCTCGACAAAATCATTGAAGGAAAGATCAACAAGTTTTACGAAACCACCTGCCTTCTAGAGCAGCCTTACATTCGAGACGGCAGTAAAAAGATTAAAGACCTGCTCGTGGAAATCATTGCCAAGCTCGGAGAAAACATTGTC
Encoded proteins:
- a CDS encoding NusG domain II-containing protein, translating into MERKFFVWRDLWALSFLFLVLSSFYFVSYFVSTYRGSKGERYAEITVNGQMDQLVPLSEKRFYYSPTGLPGVKIVVREETVGFVQSDCPDKICVHMGFLSLPGQSAVCLPNRVVIRVVTREREEEALDSVIY
- a CDS encoding SYNERG-CTERM sorting domain-containing protein translates to MISVLALLAPLPAAYATTGKGTASEPYIVITWSELDETIKSAASEDVMTYVELSKDIDAVSAATYATSRHVTINGKGHTLTATNGSFGNRANTGLRFDGTASGDDGNIIVLRNLTFKDFQVGGTGGATTARGGSYGYGGGALSVRSGIVTIENCAFINNESVGTGNNALGGAVFLQNNGVLNIINSTFFGNKSARAGGAIYAGNSNRAGDSVATGTIANCTIVGNTVTGDYKGGGLAKGVNSTVKLVNSIVVGNKVNTTSTTALNNDVDNFDDGYNLIGFSTNNSHNETSTIGVIMGDLFTATTPGTDGTLALKAKSPAIDAANSGFAPFADQRGFVRVAADIGAYEYGEGLLRVGDVKPIATGEELDNAIKTAVSGTVTALYLENDIDAVTSTTYGASSLHGTAATDGKWIFINGQGHTLDGKNGADTALRFGSNRTDDTRNRITLYNLTLQNLQSGKDADSDGESDGYRFGGGAVAVFAGELTIKNSAFKDNTSYGTTTGSANMGGGAIFMQNNARLDISNSSFSGNTTHRRGGAIHVNGSLTVANTSFVNNSADQLGGAIAFSTMPNSPIFNVDSSSSFTDNTAGWSGGAIHIYGTSGNNYFPTPIAATINATFKGNSDGIDGTETDDYVLSAHYPPTFTEEVTADPYDAKFGTLIVGENAWPATYFADANRSAVITPPIEVNSHEDLKKALGYWNYSISGTKDTAITEGIAEDGDIIVINSNLTYDTHSYNSSTTSKTDADTGATVFITKNVSIFGNGHIIDGNGYPVLDFDGGERTVVANLSNVVVKNGAYNAKPGGAVFVEGNATLNLNRVTFNNNTAGAGGGGAIYMDPHGTGLPMLNATDSIFNGNKAKGRNDVMGMGGAISARNGAVTLVNTVFNNNEALSGGAVGVKGIGTLDITTSTFTGNKATYAGGAVDIHYGDSPQPGRMGVSLVSSDVEVTLYGISTFSGNTVGEGFSTETNSGDVAYSRYSDDGDSAKIKYLDGGRPLASMDVPIHLDLEFADQDRTWLVNMEEPNPGKPGETEAVKNPKDIVEIAIDEATGAVTVIYNDGTEKPLNTTDRHFEISYPLEKFAPVQQSSAQPNTLVFEADGVIIPSGVLLKYTASVNTAASSDSVRANANESQTFYGFATMVDGKSVLNIDVSTLPSGIYDIAYESVNNNPTFSGQLAAGYAHTAAVGEKGDKGDKGDPGEQGADGRSGSSGGCDVGYAALALFSLVPLLMRRSK
- the tsf gene encoding translation elongation factor Ts; protein product: MSEIAASVVKELRERTGSGMMDCKTALAETNGNIEKAIDYLREKGLAKAAKKASRVASDGRIFHYVHTNFKVGALLELNSETDFVAKTDEFNALGHELAMHITAANPLYLKTEDVPAEDLERERGIYRQQLIDEGKPADRLDKIIEGKINKFYETTCLLEQPYIRDGSKKIKDLLVEIIAKLGENIVIRRFSRFMIGE
- a CDS encoding Gx transporter family protein, which codes for MKNFTARELTTLSFMLSMIFVLSILEGMFPPLPFHMRFGLSNVVTMYALFFMGRRSAFLLALMKSLFVLLTRGLVAGLLSLSGGILSLTVIALLAALWRNASYFLLSVAGAITHNMAQLAVASWLASSNLLLFLLPVMVVAGVVAGSLTAVMLRVVMPLFKNNKNKNVPMRNAHVSQT
- a CDS encoding FAD:protein FMN transferase; translated protein: MSHNMSRFRGRFFGAALSLVVLVMFAVWTWSGRTESGSVPKIGENLIGGNPPKFSMEFFDTFDTIVSFTAFAESEEEFQRYAEIVRGEMSRLHRLFDIYHEYDGLLNIKTINDNAGAENAPLRVDRSLVDLLERAKAAYGDTGGAVNIALGPVLKIWHDSREKVLAGEEPVSIPSQEELRQAAIHVSVEDILIDQENSMVSLRHEDMRLDLGAVAKGYAVQKTIECLREAGMRSGLINAGGNVAIIGKPLDGRGAWNIGIHAPTEEEDRSKILDVLRLTDGAAVTSGNDQRYFMVGGRRYHHIIDPKTFFPAEGLKSVTVLHPDSATADILSTAAFILPLDKARELLLRHGAEALWVTEDGTKMATRGYLPLSKIMASADKS
- the rpsB gene encoding 30S ribosomal protein S2, coding for MAVVSMKQLLECGVHFGHQTRRWNPKMKPYIFTERNGVYIIDLQKTVKGLDKAYDFIREISAKGGAILFVGTKRQAQETIRDEAIRCGQHYINQRWLGGLMTNFPTIRKRVQRMIELRRYDEENTWDAFSKKEVATLRKEQSKLEKYLGGIAKMDGVPDAIFLIDPRREENAIAEARKLGIPVISIVDTNCDPEVIDYPIPGNDDAIRAIKLIAGLMANAIVEGNQGQDAVPAPIAAPQAVQVYEKPAAPQEKPIEVSEADIIAVKERLHETYDPENADGA